The following coding sequences lie in one Pseudorasbora parva isolate DD20220531a chromosome 18, ASM2467924v1, whole genome shotgun sequence genomic window:
- the hif1al2 gene encoding hypoxia inducible factor 1 subunit alpha, like 2, which translates to MIPTHLETVRDPRRGECHGKARRKQIFIEQKKTRVCTEWTKICSRLAARSRRKMESQLFEELTALLPLDPNMDGQRDKASVIRLTIAYLHLRGLLNTPDNCTQSSPPSPGVSTKPHERELLDSALGGFVVLLSLNGKVIFTTNGVTTHTGINQMDLIGRSLFEFLHPCDHTEVKDILSRLMGNKGQQECEVLLRIKSVMNQKLTPWKIIQCTGKKKTSATLGFSCLVLQCRVLPMQEITEVDAALNTSTFMSVHSPDMKFTYCHSRVVKFTGFRYTELLGQSVYQYYHPADCQQIHKAHVCLLSKGQMSTGKYRLLHRHGGYVWAETDASVVCNSCTGVPESVICINYILSGVEQPDLAFLLEQKKQDPKPLNSLCPESHPAHFPLSANKQDENSFRSKSNVPSIHTIPLKQREGDMQEVHDCREITHDTEECCNFNCDLCELDLDSLAPYIPMHGEDFLLTPFLDGTVNSAELNVCGPSLNSPHQKLDPRLQNSEGKVFPPMKSFTHSQQSVSHYIQTNSFTDTNLSTAKQWNNSLQLVNRISKVYNYKEHPLFSADHWREVLKVPQPNRTHWNIDGPIPRQCHRGLNPLGSKYRPLPENPKHHLQNTKHLYDVKADSALLTLPILSGWECEVNAPLDPTSYLLQGTEITSVLDQVASRVPWC; encoded by the exons atgatTCCAACGCATTTGGAAACGGTTAGGGATCCACGAAGAGGAGAGTGCCATGGAAAAGCTAGAAGAAAGCAAATATTCATTGAGCAGAAGAAAACGAG GGTCTGCAcagaatggacaaaaatatgttCTCGCTTGGCGGCACGGAGCAGAAGGAAGATGGAGAGTCAGCTGTTCGAGGAGTTAACTGCTCTTTTGCCTCTGGACCCCAATATGGACGGTCAGCGAGACAAAGCTTCAGTCATACGTCTCACAATCGCCTACCTCCACCTGAGGGGACTTCTGAACACACCAGACAACTGTACACAGTCCTCTCCTCCTTCACCAG GAGTATCGACTAAACCTCATGAGAGGGAGTTGCTAGATTCTGCCCTCGGAGGGTTTGTGGTTTTGTTGTCTTTGAATGGCAAGGTCATCTTCACCACTAATGGCGTAACTACACACACTGGAATTAACCAG ATGGATTTGATCGGGAGAAGTTTGTTTGAGTTCTTGCATCCGTGTGATCACACAGAGGTCAAAGACATCCTCTCAAGACTGATGG GAAACAAAGGACAGCAGGAATGTGAAGTGCTCCTCAGAATAAAAAGTGTGATGAACCAGAAGCTGACTCCTTGGAAA ATTATTCAGTGTACTGGAAAGAAAAAGACATCAGCTACACTTGGATTCAGTTGCCTAGTTCTTCAGTGCAGGGTTCTGCCCATGCAGGAGATCACTGAAGTGGATGCAGCGCTGAATACAAGCACGTTTATGAGCGTACACAGCCCAGACATGAAGTTTACCTACTGCCACTCAAG GGTTGTGAAGTTTACCGGCTTTCGTTACACCGAGTTGTTGGGTCAATCAGTGTACCAGTATTATCATCCCGCCGACTGCCAACAAATCCACAAGGCACACGTTTGCT TGCTCTCCAAGGGTCAGATGTCAACTGGGAAATATCGGCTACTGCACAGACATGGTGGCTATGTTTGGGCAGAGACAGACGCGTCAGTGGTGTGCAACAGTTGCACTGGTGTGCCAGAGAGTGTCATCTGCATCAATTACATTCTTAG TGGTGTGGAGCAGCCCGATTTGGCATTTTTACTAGAGCAGAAAAAACAAGATCCGAAGCCACTCAATTCACTTTGTCCAGAATCCCATCCTGCCCATTTTCCACTGTCTGCAAACAAGCAGGATGAAAACAGCTTTAGAAGCAAATCAAATGTGCCCAGTATTCATACAATACCCCTAAAGCAAAGAG AGGGTGATATGCAGGAAGTTCATGATTGCAGAGAGATCACACATGATACAGAAGAGTGCTGCAATTTCAACTGT GATCTGTGTGAGTTAGACTTGGACAGTCTGGCTCCATACATTCCCATGCATGGAGAGGACTTCCTGCTAACTCCCTTTTTAGACGGGACAGTGAACAGCGCTGAACTAAATGTGTGTGGACCATCATTAAACAGTCCACATCAAAAACTGGACCCTCGGTTGCAAAATTCAGAGGGAAAGGTCTTTCCACCCATGAAGAGCTTTACACATAGCCAACAAAGTGTCAGCCATTATATTCAAACAAACAG TTTCACCGATACTAACCTGTCAACAGCCAAGCAGTGGAATAACAGCTTACAACTTGTGAACAGAATTTCAAAG GTTTATAATTATAAAGAGCATCCCCTCTTCTCAGCTGATCACTGGAGGGAAGTGCTAAAAGTTCCACAACCCAACAGAACACACTGGAACATTG ATGGGCCAATACCAAGGCAATGTCACAGAGGCCTCAATCCACTTGGATCAAAGTACAGACCACTTCCAGAGAATCCCAAGCATCATCTTCAGAATACAAAGCACCTTTATGATGTAAAAGCAGACTCAGCACTTTTAACTCTTCCTATTTTGAGTGGGTGGGAGTGTGAGGTCAATGCTCCTCTTGACCCCACATCCTATTTGCTCCAAGGGACAGAAATTACATCTGTTCTGGACCAAGTGGCCTCAAGAGTACCTTGGTGCTGA